From the Mesotoga infera genome, the window GTCAATACAACGGTCACGTCAGGAAAAGTCATTACCTCATTCGTTGGATTCATAGACAATCTCGAGTTCAAACTGGACAGGGGAGAAGTAGAGGACGTGATCTTTCTTTCGCTAAAGGCTCTTATGCTAACCTCCCCAGAGACAATTATTATGCCAAATGGAAAAAAGACCATCAGATACCGTTTTCCCGGTTTCGTAGTCTGGGGCGCAACTGCAAGGATAATCGAAGCATCTATAGAAAGGATAATCGAAATCATAGAGAATCGTGGCAACGTAAAGTCCGACTGTCTGAATGAAAATGAAGTAATA encodes:
- a CDS encoding CoA pyrophosphatase; protein product: MQQRNQDTAVFVPIVKICGEYYLLLTRRSTRISHPGQISFPGGHIEDDETLLECAIREMREEIGASPSSLEEVCPLNVNTTVTSGKVITSFVGFIDNLEFKLDRGEVEDVIFLSLKALMLTSPETIIMPNGKKTIRYRFPGFVVWGATARIIEASIERIIEIIENRGNVKSDCLNENEVIHIREE